One genomic window of Vibrio mangrovi includes the following:
- the lysC gene encoding lysine-sensitive aspartokinase 3, producing MSAFNVAKFGGTSVANFEAMSRCAAVIESNPDTKLVVSSACSGVTNLLVELANGVQDAERRTSILEQLADIHFSIIEHLKEQDSVKEAVQMILDTIGSLADAASFQSSNKLTDHLVACGELISTHILTQVLKDRGMDAVRFDIREVLRTDDHYGRAEPQIEITATLAKEKLAPLCHSHLVVTQGFIGSDEQGNTTTLGRGGSDYSAALIAEAVQASGLEIWTDVPGIYTTDPRIAPKAAPIPEISFSEASEMANFGAKILHPSTLLPALRHGIPVFVGSSKEPEKGGTWIRRRVENSPYFRALALRANQTMVTIRSAKMFHAYGFLAKVFEILAKHKISVDLITTSEISVSITLDKTDTSGGAPELPAAARAELEELAHIEVERNLSLVALIGNHMETKGYAKEVFSTLGDYNMRMICYGASDHNLCFLVDADDAKSVIQKLHQDLFEQQDKA from the coding sequence GTGAGTGCATTCAATGTCGCCAAGTTTGGCGGAACCAGTGTAGCCAACTTCGAAGCTATGAGTCGTTGTGCTGCAGTCATCGAAAGTAATCCGGACACAAAGCTTGTTGTCAGCAGTGCCTGCTCTGGTGTCACCAATCTGCTGGTAGAACTGGCTAATGGGGTTCAGGATGCAGAAAGACGCACATCAATATTAGAGCAACTGGCTGATATTCACTTTTCAATCATTGAGCATCTGAAAGAGCAGGACTCAGTCAAAGAAGCTGTACAAATGATTCTTGACACAATCGGCAGTCTTGCAGATGCAGCATCTTTTCAATCAAGTAATAAGCTAACCGATCACTTGGTTGCCTGTGGAGAGTTAATCTCTACCCATATTCTGACTCAGGTTCTGAAAGACCGGGGAATGGATGCTGTCAGGTTTGACATCCGTGAAGTACTGCGTACTGATGATCACTATGGCCGGGCAGAACCACAGATTGAAATCACTGCAACACTGGCTAAAGAAAAACTGGCTCCTCTATGTCATAGCCACCTTGTCGTCACTCAGGGATTCATTGGCTCAGACGAGCAGGGTAACACCACAACCCTTGGTCGGGGTGGTAGTGATTATTCTGCCGCCCTGATTGCCGAAGCCGTTCAGGCATCCGGTCTGGAAATCTGGACCGATGTACCCGGAATATACACAACCGACCCGCGTATCGCCCCCAAAGCTGCACCGATACCTGAGATCAGCTTCAGCGAAGCTTCTGAGATGGCGAATTTTGGGGCTAAGATTCTTCATCCCTCAACACTACTTCCTGCACTTCGTCACGGCATCCCCGTATTCGTCGGTTCATCGAAAGAACCGGAAAAAGGTGGAACCTGGATTCGGAGACGAGTGGAGAATTCACCCTATTTCCGGGCGTTGGCATTAAGAGCCAACCAGACTATGGTGACCATTCGTAGCGCAAAAATGTTCCATGCCTATGGATTTCTGGCGAAGGTTTTTGAAATTTTGGCCAAGCATAAAATCTCTGTCGATTTGATTACAACTTCTGAAATTAGTGTCTCGATTACTCTGGATAAAACAGATACTTCAGGTGGTGCTCCGGAGCTTCCCGCAGCAGCCCGGGCAGAATTGGAAGAGCTGGCTCATATTGAAGTTGAACGGAACCTGAGTCTGGTTGCTCTGATTGGTAATCATATGGAAACGAAAGGTTATGCAAAAGAAGTATTCAGCACACTGGGAGACTACAACATGCGCATGATCTGTTATGGTGCCAGTGACCATAATCTGTGTTTTCTCGTTGATGCTGATGACGCGAAGAGTGTCATTCAGAAACTACATCAGGATCTCTTCGAACAACAAGACAAAGCATAA
- a CDS encoding pyridoxal-phosphate-dependent aminotransferase family protein produces MNIQSFFPPRRTLMGPGPSDIHPRVLQALSRPTIGHLDPLFIQMMDELKSLLQYAFQTNNEFTIAVSAPGSAGMEACFVNLLEPGDTVIVCRNGVFGERMRENVVRCGANAVLVDNEWGQSVSVDKVEQAIREHPEAKILAFVHAETSTGALSDAEALGRLAKQHGLLTIVDTVTSLGGVPLYVDEWQLDAVYSGSQKCLSCVPGLSPLTFSPAAIEKIKSRKTPVQSWFLDQTLVMGYWSGQQKRSYHHTAPVNTLYALHEALLLLQEESLESSWRRHQQMHQQLRSGLEQLGLTFVVEESERLPQLNTVRIPEGIEDEWVRTYLLHHYNLEIGAGLGQFAGNAWRIGLMGYSARTENIALCLKALEDALAQCQASVPMR; encoded by the coding sequence ATGAATATACAAAGTTTTTTCCCACCCCGAAGAACATTAATGGGCCCGGGTCCGTCTGATATTCATCCTCGGGTGTTACAGGCTTTAAGTCGGCCGACAATTGGCCATCTTGATCCGTTATTTATCCAGATGATGGATGAGTTGAAGTCACTCTTACAATATGCATTTCAAACCAATAATGAATTTACAATCGCAGTTTCTGCACCGGGAAGTGCCGGAATGGAGGCCTGTTTTGTGAATTTACTGGAGCCGGGAGATACGGTTATCGTTTGTCGTAACGGTGTTTTTGGTGAACGCATGCGGGAGAATGTCGTGCGCTGTGGCGCAAATGCAGTTCTGGTTGATAATGAATGGGGACAGAGCGTTTCTGTTGATAAAGTTGAGCAGGCTATTCGGGAACATCCAGAAGCAAAAATTCTGGCATTCGTGCATGCTGAAACATCGACCGGGGCATTAAGTGATGCTGAAGCTCTGGGACGTTTAGCTAAACAGCATGGCCTGTTAACCATTGTTGATACAGTGACGTCATTAGGCGGTGTACCGCTCTATGTAGATGAATGGCAGCTTGATGCTGTTTATTCTGGCAGCCAGAAATGTCTTTCCTGTGTTCCCGGACTTTCTCCGCTGACGTTTTCTCCGGCAGCGATTGAAAAAATCAAGAGCCGGAAGACCCCCGTTCAGAGCTGGTTCCTTGATCAGACGTTGGTCATGGGATACTGGAGCGGGCAACAGAAACGGAGTTACCATCATACTGCACCGGTAAATACCTTGTATGCTTTGCATGAAGCTTTATTGCTATTGCAAGAAGAGTCGCTGGAGTCTTCGTGGCGCAGACATCAGCAGATGCATCAACAGCTCAGAAGTGGTCTGGAACAACTGGGGCTGACATTTGTTGTAGAAGAATCAGAACGGTTACCGCAGCTGAATACGGTCCGAATTCCGGAAGGAATTGAGGATGAGTGGGTCAGAACCTATTTACTTCACCACTATAATCTGGAAATTGGTGCCGGGTTAGGACAGTTTGCCGGGAATGCATGGAGAATCGGTTTAATGGGATATAGTGCCCGAACCGAGAATATTGCTCTTTGTCTGAAAGCACTGGAAGATGCGTTGGCTCAGTGTCAGGCAAGTGTACCCATGAGATAA
- the metH gene encoding methionine synthase, with protein MSSVRHQIEEQLRKRILLIDGGMGTMIQGYKLQEEDYRGERFADWHSDLKGNNDLLVLTQPDLIKEIHSAYLEAGADILETNTFNATSIAMADYDMQSLSNEINFAAAKLAREVADQWSVKTPDRPRYVAGVLGPTNRTCSISPDVNDPGFRNVTFDTLVAAYSDSTRALIKGGVDLIMLETIFDTLNAKACAFAVESVFEELNITLPVMISGTITDASGRTLSGQTTEAFYNSLRHVQPLSFGLNCALGPDELRPYVEELSRISESFVSAHPNAGLPNAFGEYDLSPEEMAEHISEWARAGFLNLVGGCCGTTPEHIRHISLAVEGVKPRTLPEIPVACRLSGLEPLQIEKDTLFVNVGERTNVTGSARFKRLIKEELYDEALDVARQQVENGAQIIDINMDEGMLDAEACMVRFLNLCASEPEISKVPVMVDSSKWEVIEAGLKCIQGKGIVNSISMKEGKEKFVHQAKLIRRYGAAVVVMAFDEVGQADTRERKIEICTNAYRILVDEVGFPPEDIIFDPNIFAVATGIDEHNNYALDFINAVGDIKRDLPYAMVSGGVSNVSFSFRGNNYVREAIHAVFLYHCFKNGMDMGIVNAGQLEIYDNVPEKLRDAVEDVVLNRRDDSTERLLEIAEEYRENAVGKADDASALEWRTWPVSKRLEHALVKGITEFITEDTEEARQQASKPLAVIEGPLMDGMNVVGDLFGEGKMFLPQVVKSARVMKQAVAYLEPYINAEKQAGTSNGKILLATVKGDVHDIGKNIVGVVLQCNNYEIIDLGVMVPCEQILKVAKEEQVDIVGLSGLITPSLDEMVHVAKEMERQGFELPLLIGGATTSKAHTAVKIEQNYHQPVVYVNNASRAVGVCTSLLSDELRPGFVEKLNLDYERTRDQHARKTPRTRPITLEEARANRVAIDWNSYTPPTPLKSGIQVFDDFDVATLRRYIDWTPFFMTWSLMGKYPAILDHEEVGEEARRLFNDANAFLDRVESEGLMKARGICALFPAASVGDDIEVYTDESRTEVAHRLYHLRQQTQKPKGYNYCLSDYIAPRSSGKKDWIGAFAVTGGIGERELADAYKAKGDDYNAIMIQAVADRLAEAFAEYLHEKVRKEIWGYSADENLSNDDLVREKYQGIRPAPGYPACPEHTEKAAIWEMLQVEENIGMSLTSSYAMWPGASVSGWYFSHPDSRYFAVAGIQEDQVQSYAERKGWSREEAEKWLAPNME; from the coding sequence GTGAGTAGTGTTAGACATCAGATAGAAGAGCAGCTTCGGAAACGTATTCTGTTGATTGATGGTGGTATGGGTACCATGATTCAGGGGTACAAATTACAGGAAGAGGACTATCGCGGAGAACGTTTTGCTGACTGGCATAGTGATTTGAAGGGTAATAACGATCTACTTGTATTGACTCAACCAGATTTAATCAAAGAAATTCATTCGGCTTATCTCGAAGCCGGTGCTGATATTCTTGAGACCAACACATTTAATGCAACCTCCATCGCGATGGCCGATTATGATATGCAGTCTCTAAGCAATGAGATTAACTTTGCTGCTGCTAAATTAGCCAGAGAAGTTGCGGATCAGTGGTCAGTTAAAACACCGGATCGACCTCGTTATGTCGCTGGGGTTCTTGGTCCGACAAACCGAACATGCTCTATTTCTCCGGATGTAAATGATCCGGGATTCCGTAATGTCACTTTCGATACTTTGGTTGCTGCCTATTCTGACTCGACCCGGGCATTGATCAAAGGTGGTGTCGATCTGATCATGCTTGAAACAATCTTTGATACGCTTAATGCGAAAGCCTGTGCTTTTGCTGTTGAGAGTGTGTTTGAAGAATTAAATATTACATTACCTGTTATGATCTCAGGGACAATTACTGATGCCTCCGGACGAACACTTTCTGGCCAAACGACAGAAGCATTTTATAACTCATTACGGCATGTTCAACCTTTATCATTTGGTTTGAATTGTGCCCTTGGCCCGGATGAACTGCGCCCTTATGTCGAAGAGCTGTCCCGAATATCTGAATCTTTTGTCTCTGCTCACCCCAATGCCGGTCTTCCTAATGCTTTTGGTGAATATGATCTATCCCCGGAAGAGATGGCTGAGCATATTAGCGAATGGGCAAGAGCTGGCTTTTTGAATCTGGTTGGAGGATGTTGTGGAACCACTCCGGAACATATCCGCCATATATCTTTGGCTGTGGAGGGTGTAAAGCCGCGTACTTTACCTGAGATTCCAGTAGCGTGCCGATTGTCAGGTCTGGAGCCATTACAGATTGAGAAAGATACACTGTTTGTCAATGTTGGTGAACGGACAAACGTTACCGGTTCTGCCAGATTTAAGCGTTTAATTAAAGAAGAGCTTTACGATGAAGCTTTAGATGTAGCCAGACAACAGGTTGAAAATGGTGCTCAGATCATCGATATCAACATGGATGAAGGGATGTTGGATGCTGAAGCTTGTATGGTGCGCTTCTTAAATTTATGTGCTTCTGAACCAGAGATTTCAAAAGTCCCGGTGATGGTCGATTCTTCCAAATGGGAGGTTATTGAAGCTGGCTTAAAATGTATTCAGGGCAAAGGGATTGTTAATTCAATCTCGATGAAAGAAGGAAAAGAAAAGTTTGTTCATCAGGCTAAGCTGATTCGTCGTTATGGTGCTGCTGTTGTTGTGATGGCATTTGATGAAGTCGGTCAGGCTGATACCCGTGAACGGAAAATTGAAATTTGTACCAATGCTTATCGTATCTTGGTTGATGAAGTCGGTTTCCCTCCGGAAGATATTATTTTCGACCCGAATATTTTTGCTGTCGCAACAGGGATCGATGAGCATAATAACTATGCGCTTGATTTTATCAATGCTGTCGGTGACATCAAAAGGGATCTGCCTTATGCCATGGTATCTGGCGGTGTCTCGAACGTTTCTTTCTCTTTCCGGGGAAACAATTATGTCCGGGAAGCCATTCACGCAGTATTCCTCTATCACTGTTTTAAAAATGGTATGGATATGGGGATCGTAAATGCCGGACAGCTCGAGATTTACGACAATGTACCTGAAAAGCTTAGAGATGCGGTTGAAGATGTTGTTCTGAACCGGCGAGATGATAGCACAGAGCGTCTGCTGGAGATCGCAGAAGAGTATCGTGAAAATGCTGTCGGTAAAGCGGACGATGCATCAGCACTGGAATGGCGAACCTGGCCGGTATCTAAACGCCTGGAACATGCACTTGTGAAAGGGATTACGGAATTTATTACCGAAGATACTGAAGAAGCCAGACAGCAAGCCTCAAAACCTCTGGCGGTGATCGAAGGTCCGCTCATGGATGGTATGAATGTGGTCGGTGATCTGTTCGGTGAGGGAAAAATGTTTCTTCCGCAGGTGGTGAAGTCTGCCCGGGTAATGAAGCAGGCGGTTGCCTACCTCGAGCCATATATAAATGCAGAGAAGCAAGCTGGCACTTCCAATGGAAAAATCCTGTTGGCGACAGTGAAAGGCGATGTGCACGATATCGGTAAGAACATTGTCGGGGTAGTTCTTCAGTGTAATAACTACGAGATCATTGATCTTGGTGTCATGGTTCCCTGTGAACAGATACTGAAGGTTGCGAAAGAAGAGCAGGTCGATATTGTCGGTTTATCCGGACTGATTACACCGTCATTGGATGAAATGGTTCATGTTGCCAAAGAGATGGAACGGCAGGGATTTGAACTGCCCTTATTGATCGGTGGTGCAACCACATCTAAGGCTCATACCGCAGTAAAGATTGAACAGAATTATCATCAGCCGGTGGTTTATGTGAATAATGCCTCCCGGGCTGTGGGAGTCTGTACTTCTCTGCTATCTGATGAATTACGTCCCGGATTTGTTGAGAAGCTGAATCTTGACTATGAACGGACCCGGGATCAACATGCCCGTAAAACCCCGAGAACCCGGCCGATAACTCTCGAAGAAGCGAGGGCAAATCGTGTTGCGATTGACTGGAACAGCTATACACCACCTACTCCGCTAAAAAGTGGTATTCAGGTATTTGATGATTTTGACGTTGCAACGCTTCGCCGATACATTGACTGGACACCATTTTTCATGACGTGGTCTTTGATGGGTAAGTATCCGGCGATTCTGGATCATGAGGAAGTCGGAGAAGAAGCTCGTCGCCTGTTTAACGATGCGAATGCATTTCTGGATCGGGTTGAAAGCGAAGGTCTGATGAAAGCCCGGGGGATTTGCGCATTATTCCCGGCAGCCAGTGTCGGAGATGATATTGAAGTTTATACCGATGAATCTCGCACGGAAGTTGCCCACAGGCTATACCATTTGCGCCAGCAAACTCAAAAGCCGAAAGGTTATAACTACTGTCTTTCCGATTATATTGCGCCGCGTTCCAGTGGGAAAAAAGACTGGATTGGTGCGTTTGCAGTGACTGGCGGAATTGGTGAAAGAGAGTTGGCCGATGCATATAAAGCAAAAGGTGATGATTATAATGCCATTATGATTCAGGCTGTTGCAGATCGACTAGCTGAAGCTTTTGCCGAATACTTGCATGAGAAGGTGCGTAAAGAGATATGGGGTTATTCTGCAGATGAGAATCTGTCGAATGATGATCTGGTTAGGGAAAAGTATCAGGGTATCAGACCCGCTCCCGGTTATCCTGCCTGTCCGGAACATACGGAAAAAGCAGCTATATGGGAAATGCTTCAGGTGGAAGAGAATATCGGGATGTCTTTGACAAGCAGCTACGCTATGTGGCCGGGGGCATCCGTTTCAGGCTGGTATTTCTCTCATCCTGATTCCCGTTATTTTGCAGTTGCCGGTATTCAGGAAGATCAGGTACAGAGTTATGCAGAGAGAAAAGGCTGGAGCAGAGAAGAAGCTGAAAAGTGGCTTGCCCCGAATATGGAATAA
- a CDS encoding PglL family O-oligosaccharyltransferase produces the protein MAILIVRGTQLETPPVKIPLNRPFLFVIGVLYLFALHLPFYSDAGNEVILPFNIATWFLVSIAISVGLLQIVRTRKVRYSKLTIGLFLCCLLLSIPLFYHNASIKLTASRVIALWGGLFLFSVIQQFRFSNKHKHRLIWLIVLSTLIEGCLAYYQLLKNPSVVPLGVFPTANTFATYIATGILASGYLLSRHLKKYQTQISIAGLLYITPLLSIPLLVLLRSVTGWGVTLIGILAIFPYLYRFASRKRLWGWSISIGAGTLLGFILIQALYSTPFSSQYLKRLSPLSGSLTQTVDMLIEKPFTGYGYGHFEEEYVLYSSRQHQLNPDYPSPLAGLSHPHNEVLYWGIEGGLLPIFAITLAVLFVLGRIYYAKPKTRLATLSLLFPIALECQIDDVFCLSAIHWITFIILLFWVDQRVAKYKSVSLHTLATRILQGTMIVLPVSTLLYFGAILKTQVIFSLYKQEQDITLLKNIHFPLLWKDRLMQEQLIHQLKQKDTEKHRQQLSTYIPWLLGLIQRQPRPVYYQLLITLYRHTGDMNRAEQSRIEAEYLFPQYSFTISGNDELPQEMP, from the coding sequence ATGGCGATACTAATCGTCCGGGGAACTCAACTTGAAACTCCTCCGGTAAAAATTCCTTTAAATCGACCTTTCCTGTTTGTTATCGGGGTCCTGTATCTTTTTGCACTGCATCTTCCCTTTTACTCTGATGCAGGAAATGAAGTCATACTTCCGTTTAACATCGCAACCTGGTTTTTGGTTAGTATTGCGATTTCCGTAGGACTGCTGCAGATAGTCCGGACCCGGAAAGTCAGATATTCAAAACTGACCATTGGTCTCTTTTTATGTTGTCTGTTGCTATCCATTCCGTTGTTCTACCACAACGCATCAATCAAGCTTACCGCTTCCCGGGTAATTGCATTATGGGGAGGGCTTTTTCTTTTTTCTGTCATCCAACAATTTCGTTTTAGCAATAAGCATAAGCACAGGCTTATCTGGTTAATTGTGCTCTCAACATTGATTGAAGGATGTCTGGCTTACTATCAGCTACTGAAAAATCCGTCCGTTGTTCCTCTCGGCGTATTTCCGACAGCAAATACATTCGCGACTTATATAGCAACCGGTATTCTTGCATCAGGGTATTTGCTTTCCAGGCATTTGAAGAAATACCAGACTCAAATAAGTATTGCTGGCCTGCTGTACATCACACCATTACTTTCAATCCCTCTTTTAGTATTACTCCGCTCTGTAACCGGATGGGGAGTGACGCTCATTGGGATTCTGGCAATATTTCCTTATCTCTATCGCTTTGCCAGCAGAAAAAGGCTCTGGGGATGGAGTATTTCTATCGGGGCAGGAACGCTACTTGGCTTCATCCTGATTCAGGCACTTTACTCAACGCCATTTAGCTCTCAGTACTTAAAACGCCTGTCACCTTTATCAGGCAGCCTGACTCAAACAGTAGATATGTTGATAGAAAAGCCCTTTACCGGCTATGGCTACGGACATTTTGAAGAAGAATATGTGCTATACAGTTCACGCCAACATCAACTAAACCCGGATTATCCATCCCCATTGGCAGGACTGTCACATCCGCATAATGAGGTGCTTTACTGGGGAATTGAAGGCGGTCTCCTGCCTATATTTGCGATTACTCTGGCCGTTCTATTCGTTCTGGGGCGTATATATTATGCAAAACCTAAAACCCGTCTGGCGACACTCTCCCTGCTTTTCCCAATCGCATTAGAGTGTCAAATCGATGATGTATTTTGTCTGTCCGCCATTCACTGGATAACCTTCATCATCCTGCTGTTTTGGGTCGATCAACGCGTTGCAAAATACAAAAGCGTATCACTACATACACTGGCAACCCGTATTTTGCAGGGAACAATGATTGTATTACCTGTTTCAACACTGCTTTACTTTGGAGCAATACTCAAAACACAGGTTATTTTTAGTCTATATAAGCAAGAACAAGATATTACACTACTGAAGAACATTCATTTCCCTTTATTATGGAAGGATCGTCTGATGCAGGAGCAACTTATCCACCAGTTGAAGCAAAAAGATACGGAAAAGCACCGGCAACAGTTGAGTACTTATATTCCCTGGTTACTCGGGTTAATCCAGAGGCAGCCCAGGCCGGTATATTATCAGTTGCTCATTACCTTATACCGGCACACAGGGGATATGAATCGTGCGGAACAATCCCGAATCGAAGCTGAGTATCTATTCCCTCAGTATTCTTTTACCATCTCAGGAAATGATGAACTTCCGCAGGAAATGCCATAA
- the uvrA gene encoding excinuclease ABC subunit UvrA has protein sequence MDSIEVRGARTHNLKNISLTLPRDKLIVVTGLSGSGKSSLAFDTLYAEGQRRYVESLSAYARQFLSLMEKPDVDHIEGLSPAISIEQKSTSHNPRSTVGTITEIYDYLRLLYARVGEPRCPEHHTPLAAQTVSQMVDKVLELPEGTRMMLLSPIIKERKGEHVKTLANLAAQGFIRARIDGETCDLSDPPPLELHKKHTIEVIVDRFKVRSDLQQRLAESFETALELSGGIVIAAPMEESGDEIVFSSNFACPHCGYSMQELEPRLFSFNNPAGACHTCDGLGVQQYFDPSRVVQNKSLSLADGAIRGWDKKNFYYFQMLTSLAEHYDFELTTPFEKLPKKIQDVILQGSGMQSVEFKYVNDRGDIRVKNHPFEGILSNLERRYKETESNSVREELIKFISTKPCASCQGARLREEARHVFVNETSLPEIVELSISEALTFFQSLQLTGQKAQIAEKVMKEINDRLQFLVNVGLNYLNLSRSAETLSGGEAQRIRLASQIGAGLVGVMYVLDEPSIGLHQRDNERLLQTLTHLRDLGNTVIVVEHDEDAIRMADYIVDIGPGAGVHGGHIVAQGHVEEIIATPDSLTGQYLSGEKSITIPSQRTPYDPKKVVELLGASGNNLKEVSLTIPIGLFTCVTGVSGSGKSTLINDTFYKIAHIELNGASVEEPAPYKKIQGLNQLDKVIDIDQSPIGRTPRSNPATYTGIFTPIRELFAGTQESRSRGYKPGRFSFNVRGGRCEACQGDGVIKVEMHFLPDVYVPCDICKGKRYNRETLEVRYKGKTIDEVLEMTVEDARAFFDPVPVIARKLQTLMDVGLSYIRLGQAATTLSGGEAQRVKLARELSKRDTGKTLYILDEPTTGLHFHDIQQLLSVLHRLRDHGNTVVVIEHNLDVIKTADWIVDLGPEGGQGGGEIIAQGTPEDVADVAGSHTARFLKPMLE, from the coding sequence ATGGATAGTATTGAAGTTCGGGGTGCCCGTACCCACAATTTAAAAAATATCAGTCTGACCCTTCCACGTGACAAACTCATTGTTGTCACCGGCTTATCTGGGTCAGGGAAATCATCCCTCGCCTTCGATACTCTGTATGCAGAAGGTCAAAGACGCTATGTTGAGTCTTTATCTGCCTATGCAAGACAGTTTCTTTCTTTAATGGAAAAACCAGATGTTGATCATATCGAAGGGCTGTCTCCGGCAATATCTATCGAACAGAAATCGACATCACATAATCCACGTTCAACTGTCGGAACCATTACTGAAATCTACGATTATTTACGGTTGCTTTATGCCCGGGTCGGAGAACCCCGCTGTCCGGAACATCATACGCCGTTGGCGGCACAAACAGTAAGCCAAATGGTCGATAAAGTTCTTGAACTTCCTGAAGGAACAAGAATGATGCTGCTCTCTCCTATTATCAAAGAACGGAAGGGAGAACATGTAAAAACTCTGGCAAACCTTGCAGCACAAGGATTTATTCGTGCCAGAATTGACGGTGAAACTTGTGATTTATCCGATCCTCCACCTCTGGAGCTCCATAAGAAACACACCATTGAGGTTATTGTCGATCGCTTTAAAGTTCGGTCAGATTTACAACAACGTTTAGCTGAATCTTTTGAAACCGCTCTGGAACTTTCTGGTGGTATTGTCATCGCCGCACCCATGGAAGAGTCAGGAGATGAAATCGTCTTTTCATCTAATTTTGCCTGCCCCCATTGTGGCTATAGTATGCAAGAACTAGAACCAAGACTGTTCTCATTCAATAACCCGGCAGGTGCATGCCATACTTGTGATGGTTTAGGTGTTCAGCAATATTTTGATCCTTCCAGAGTCGTTCAGAACAAAAGTTTAAGTCTGGCCGATGGAGCGATTCGTGGATGGGACAAAAAGAACTTCTACTATTTTCAGATGCTTACTTCACTCGCTGAGCATTATGATTTTGAATTAACGACACCTTTTGAAAAATTACCAAAGAAAATCCAAGATGTTATCCTGCAAGGCTCAGGAATGCAGTCAGTCGAGTTTAAATATGTCAATGATCGTGGAGATATCCGGGTCAAGAATCATCCTTTCGAAGGTATTCTGAGTAATCTGGAGAGAAGATATAAAGAGACTGAATCGAATTCGGTTCGGGAAGAGCTGATTAAGTTTATCTCCACCAAGCCATGTGCCAGTTGCCAGGGAGCCAGACTCCGTGAAGAAGCCCGACATGTTTTCGTCAATGAGACTTCTCTTCCTGAGATTGTTGAACTGAGTATTTCTGAAGCGCTAACGTTCTTCCAGTCATTACAGTTAACTGGTCAAAAGGCCCAGATTGCTGAGAAAGTCATGAAAGAGATCAATGATCGACTCCAGTTTCTGGTCAATGTCGGCCTGAATTATCTCAACCTTTCACGCAGTGCTGAAACCCTTTCCGGTGGTGAAGCACAGAGAATCCGACTTGCCAGTCAAATCGGAGCCGGATTGGTTGGAGTAATGTATGTTCTGGATGAACCCTCAATCGGTTTACATCAGCGGGATAATGAAAGGCTCCTCCAGACCTTGACACACCTTCGTGATTTAGGAAACACAGTGATCGTCGTTGAACATGATGAAGATGCAATCCGGATGGCTGATTATATCGTCGATATCGGTCCGGGAGCCGGAGTTCATGGCGGGCATATTGTCGCACAAGGGCATGTAGAAGAAATCATTGCAACACCAGATTCCCTGACCGGCCAATACCTGAGTGGGGAGAAGTCAATAACGATTCCATCCCAAAGAACACCATATGATCCAAAGAAAGTCGTCGAGCTGCTTGGAGCCAGCGGAAACAATCTGAAAGAAGTTTCCCTGACAATCCCAATTGGATTATTCACCTGTGTAACCGGTGTTTCAGGTTCAGGGAAATCGACACTTATCAATGATACATTTTATAAAATAGCTCATATCGAACTGAATGGAGCCAGCGTTGAAGAACCCGCCCCTTACAAAAAAATTCAAGGACTCAATCAACTCGACAAAGTGATTGATATTGACCAGAGTCCTATCGGTCGGACACCACGCTCAAATCCGGCCACTTATACCGGAATTTTTACGCCGATTCGTGAGTTGTTTGCCGGTACTCAAGAGTCACGTTCACGCGGTTATAAACCGGGACGATTTAGTTTTAATGTTCGTGGCGGTAGATGTGAAGCCTGTCAGGGTGACGGGGTAATAAAAGTAGAAATGCACTTCCTGCCTGATGTTTATGTCCCTTGTGATATCTGTAAAGGCAAACGTTATAACCGGGAAACGCTGGAAGTTCGGTACAAAGGAAAAACAATTGACGAAGTGCTTGAAATGACGGTCGAAGATGCCAGAGCTTTCTTCGATCCTGTCCCTGTCATCGCCAGAAAACTGCAAACCCTAATGGATGTCGGACTCTCTTATATTCGCTTAGGTCAGGCGGCGACTACTCTTTCAGGTGGTGAAGCTCAACGGGTAAAACTGGCCCGAGAACTTTCTAAACGGGATACTGGAAAAACTTTATATATTCTCGATGAACCAACAACAGGGCTACACTTCCACGACATTCAACAACTACTCTCCGTACTTCATCGGCTCCGTGATCATGGAAACACCGTTGTAGTTATTGAACACAACCTGGATGTCATCAAAACCGCCGACTGGATTGTTGATCTGGGCCCGGAAGGTGGACAGGGTGGTGGCGAAATCATTGCTCAGGGAACACCAGAAGATGTCGCTGATGTAGCTGGTTCTCATACAGCACGTTTTCTGAAACCTATGTTAGAATAA